The Raphanus sativus cultivar WK10039 chromosome 2, ASM80110v3, whole genome shotgun sequence genome includes a region encoding these proteins:
- the LOC108839685 gene encoding uncharacterized protein LOC108839685, whose translation MKYVVVSGGVVSGLGKGVTASSIGLILKSCGFRVTAIKIDPYLNIDAGTMSPIEHGEVYVLDDGGEVDLDLGNYERFMDIKLTRENNITTGKVYKHVLEKERKGDYLGKTVQVVPHITDAIQEWIERAAKIPVDGQSGPADVCVIELGGTIGDIESMPFIEALGQFSYRVGSENFCLIHVSLVPVLNVVGEQKTKPTQHSVKDLRGLGLSPNILACRSTKPLEDNVKAKLSQFCQVQMENIVTLYDCPNIWHIPLLLKEQKAHEAILRVLNLTGIAKEPALEEWSLMAKMSDKLHVPVRIAVVGKYTELLDSYLSIHKALLHASVARRKKLVIDWISASDLEQGARKENPDAYKAAWKLLRGADGILVPGGFGNRGVQGKILAAKHARENKVPYLGICLGMQLAVVEYARNVLGLPDANSAELDPNTKNPCVIFMPEGSTTHMGGTMRLGSRRTYFQSKDSKAAKLYGNRSFVDERHRHRYEVNPAMVPRLESSGFTFPGKDETGLRMEIVELPNHPFYVGAQFHPEYKSRPGKPSPLFLGLIGAASGELDNVLQQICQEGGVVSPRPQSNGKLERVYWKGTPKKPVSVVYSVCDRVYS comes from the exons atgaagtatgTGGTGGTTTCAGGTGGAGTAGTGAGTGGACTCGGAAAAGGAGTCACAGCAAGTAGCATCGGTCTCATCCTCAAATCCTGTGGTTTCAGAGTCACCGCCATCAAAATCG ATCCTTACTTAAACATTGATGCTGGGACCATGTCACCTATTGAGCATGGTGAAGTTTACGTCTTGGACGATGGTGGCGAG gTTGATCTTGATCTTGGGAACTATGAGAGGTTCATGGACATTAAGCTGACCCGTGAAAACAACATAACCACCGGGAAGGTTTATAAG CATGTGCTTGAGAAAGAGAGGAAAGGAGATTATCTTGGGAAGACTGTTCAG GTTGTTCctcatatcactgatgcaattcAAGAATGGATCGAGCGTGCAGCTAAGATTCCAGTTGATGGACAGTCAGGTCCAGCTGATGTTTGTGTCATTGAACTTGGTGGAACAATAG GAGATATAGAGTCCATGCCTTTTATTGAAGCTCTTGGGCAGTTCTCGTATCGTGTTG GCTCTGAAAACTTTTGCTTGATCCATGTCAGTCTTGTGCCTGTACTGAATGTTGTTGGTGAACAG AAGACTAAACCAACGCAACATAGCGTTAAAGACTTGAGAGGCCTTGGCTTGAGTCCTAATATTTTGGCTTGCAGAAGCACAAAG CCACTTGAAGATAACGTGAAGGCCAAACTTTCTCAGTTTTGCCAAGTTCAG ATGGAAAACATTGTCACTCTCTATGATTGCCCCAACATTTGGCACATTCCATTGCTTCTCAAA GAACAAAAGGCACACGAGGCGATTTTGCGTGTCTTGAACCTTACAGG AATTGCCAAGGAGCCTGCATTAGAGGAATGGTCTCTGATGGCTAAAATGAGCGACAAGTTGCACGTTCCG gtaaGAATTGCTGTGGTTGGAAAGTACACTGAGCTCTTGGATTCGTATCTTTCCATCCACAAG GCTCTCTTGCACGCTTCTGTGGCTAGGCGCAAGAAACTTGTCATAGATTGGATTTCAGCTAGTGATCTTGAACAAGGAGCCAGGAAAGAG AATCCAGATGCGTATAAGGCAGCGTGGAAGTTACTCAGGGGAGCTGATGGTATTCTTGTGCCTGGAGGATTCGGCAACAGAGGTGTACAAGGAAAGATTCTTGCAGCGAAACACGCCAGAGAGAACAAAGTTCCATACCTTGGTATCTGTCTAGGTATGCAACTCGCTGTGGTCGAGTATGCAAGAAACGTACTTGGTTTGCCAGATGCAAACAGCGCTGAACTCGATCCCAACACCAAGAACCCTTGTGTCATCTTCATGCCAGAG GGTTCGACAACTCATATGGGAGGCACCATGAGGTTAGGCTCAAGAAGAACTTACTTCCAAAGCAAGGACTCCAAAGCAGCAAAACT GTATGGGAACAGAAGTTTTGTAGATGAGAGACACCGACACAGATATGAG GTGAATCCAGCCATGGTTCCACGTCTCGAGAGCTCTGGATTCACATTCCCAGGAAAAGACGAGACGGGTCTGCGAATGGAG ATTGTTGAGCTACCTAACCATCCGTTTTACGTTGGAGCTCAGTTCCATCCCGAGTACAAATCAAGACCAGGCAAACCATCTCCTCTGTTCCTAG GACTCATTGGAGCAGCTAGTGGAGAGCTAGACAATGTACTCCAGCAAATCTGCCAAGAAGGCGGCGTCGTCTCACCACGCCCTCAGTCAAATGGAAAACTCGAGAGAGTTTATTGGAAAGGCACACCGAAAAAGCCAGTCAGTGTTGTATACAGTGTATGTGATCGTGTCTACTCATGA